One Nocardia iowensis DNA window includes the following coding sequences:
- a CDS encoding adenylate/guanylate cyclase domain-containing protein, giving the protein MFGTYLDPAVAEHVLREGPSLAGAEVEVTALFLDVRGFTGYAERHPAREVVAALNTLFELVVRGHDGHVDKFVGDGLLAVFGAPQADIQHADHARAAALDIETVRKQTPGQQLDIGIGLNSGTVIAGNIGGAGRFDYSVIGDAINVAARVEAATRHTGDTILLSEQTRRLLRTDHSLIARPDITLKGKSAPVTLYAPDQPAVR; this is encoded by the coding sequence GTGTTCGGCACCTACCTGGATCCCGCTGTCGCCGAACATGTGCTGCGTGAAGGTCCGTCACTGGCAGGTGCGGAAGTCGAGGTCACGGCCTTGTTCCTGGATGTCCGCGGCTTCACCGGCTATGCCGAACGACATCCGGCGCGCGAGGTGGTCGCCGCGCTCAACACCCTGTTCGAGCTGGTCGTGCGCGGGCACGACGGGCACGTGGACAAGTTCGTCGGCGACGGGCTGCTCGCCGTCTTCGGTGCACCGCAGGCCGATATCCAGCACGCCGACCACGCACGGGCGGCGGCACTCGACATCGAGACGGTCCGGAAGCAGACACCGGGGCAGCAACTCGACATCGGGATCGGCTTGAACTCCGGCACCGTCATCGCCGGAAACATCGGCGGCGCAGGGCGATTCGACTACAGCGTGATCGGCGACGCGATCAACGTCGCCGCCCGCGTCGAAGCGGCGACCCGGCACACCGGCGACACCATCCTGCTCAGCGAGCAGACTCGACGGCTACTGCGCACGGACCACAGCCTGATCGCCCGGCCGGACATCACCCTGAAAGGCAAGTCCGCACCGGTGACGCTGTACGCGCCCGATCAACCCGCCGTGCGCTGA
- a CDS encoding ArsR/SmtB family transcription factor — protein MTEAKEAAADAPPVAPLSTVLGALQDPIRLEMVRRLSNAGTAVRCNLLYDVINKSTATHHFKILREAGVIERVIVDGQIWQRLRTQDLETSLPGVVSAVVEAANRAHRD, from the coding sequence ATGACCGAAGCTAAGGAGGCGGCGGCCGACGCCCCGCCGGTGGCCCCCTTGTCCACCGTGCTCGGCGCACTACAGGACCCCATTCGCCTGGAGATGGTGCGCCGCCTGAGCAACGCGGGCACGGCGGTCCGGTGCAACCTGCTCTACGACGTGATCAACAAATCGACCGCCACGCACCACTTCAAGATCCTGCGCGAGGCCGGCGTCATCGAGCGGGTGATCGTCGACGGCCAGATCTGGCAGCGCCTGCGCACCCAGGACCTCGAAACCTCGCTCCCCGGTGTGGTGTCCGCTGTCGTCGAAGCCGCCAACCGAGCGCATCGGGACTGA
- a CDS encoding HAMP domain-containing protein — protein MGRGELTVRVPIVSVDEVGVLAHAFNTMADGRTAGARTNPRRVRHLPGSRCRRTCAA, from the coding sequence ATCGGCCGCGGCGAACTGACCGTCCGGGTGCCGATCGTGTCGGTCGATGAAGTCGGCGTGCTCGCGCACGCGTTCAACACCATGGCCGACGGACGGACTGCAGGAGCGCGAACGAATCCGCGCCGTGTTCGGCACCTACCTGGATCCCGCTGTCGCCGAACATGTGCTGCGTGA
- a CDS encoding metal-dependent transcriptional regulator codes for MAPELSSVAQDYLKVIWTAQEWSQEKVSTKLLAERIGVSASTVSEAVRKLADQGLVEHARYGSITLTENGRRAAVAMVRRHRLIETFLVNELGYGWDEVHDEAEVLEHAVSELLMARIDAKLGYPDRDPHGDPIPSVDGAVPTPPARQLSDFRAGESGRVARISDSDPDMLRYFDSVGIALDTTITVLERRDFAGTIAIRIGTTETPTDLGSPAAEAIWLTT; via the coding sequence ATCGCGCCGGAGCTGTCCTCGGTCGCCCAGGACTACCTCAAGGTGATCTGGACCGCACAGGAGTGGTCGCAGGAGAAGGTGTCGACCAAGCTGCTCGCCGAACGGATCGGGGTGTCCGCGTCCACCGTCTCCGAGGCCGTGCGCAAGCTCGCCGACCAAGGGTTGGTCGAGCACGCCCGGTACGGCTCGATCACCCTCACCGAAAATGGTCGACGCGCCGCGGTCGCGATGGTGCGCAGGCACCGGCTGATCGAGACCTTCCTGGTCAACGAGCTCGGCTACGGCTGGGACGAGGTGCACGACGAAGCCGAGGTGCTCGAGCACGCGGTCTCCGAACTGCTCATGGCCCGCATCGACGCCAAACTCGGCTACCCAGACCGCGATCCGCACGGCGACCCCATACCCTCGGTCGACGGCGCCGTCCCCACCCCACCGGCCCGCCAGCTCAGCGACTTCCGCGCGGGCGAGTCGGGCCGCGTCGCCCGCATCTCCGACTCCGACCCCGACATGCTCCGCTACTTCGACTCGGTCGGCATCGCCCTGGACACCACCATCACCGTCCTCGAACGCCGAGACTTCGCAGGCACCATAGCCATCCGCATCGGCACCACCGAAACTCCCACCGACCTGGGCAGTCCCGCCGCCGAAGCCATCTGGCTCACCACCTGA
- a CDS encoding bifunctional riboflavin kinase/FAD synthetase, with protein MQRWRGLDDVPADWGRCVLTIGVFDGVHRGHAQLISRAVKSAAARGVPAVLMTFDPHPMEVVRPGSHPAQLTTLTRRAELAEELGVDVFCVMPFNRTFMKLTPARYVHDLLVERLHVAEVVIGDNFTFGKKAAGTIDTMRELGRRFGFEVDGVTLLGEHAVTFSSTYIRACVDAGDMAAAAEALGRPHRVEGVVVHGDGRGRQLGFPTANVAPPMHAAIPADGVYAGWFTVLGPGPTIGTVTPGERAMAAISVGTNPTFSGRARTVEAYVLDGEADLYGQHVAVDFVDHVRGQRKFDSVDELIETMGRDVENARKVLAAADDR; from the coding sequence GTGCAGCGATGGAGAGGCCTTGACGATGTGCCCGCGGACTGGGGCCGGTGTGTACTCACGATCGGTGTGTTCGACGGCGTGCACCGCGGCCACGCGCAGCTGATCAGCCGTGCCGTGAAATCGGCCGCCGCGCGCGGAGTCCCGGCGGTACTGATGACCTTCGATCCGCACCCCATGGAGGTGGTCCGACCTGGTTCGCATCCGGCGCAACTGACCACGCTGACCCGGCGGGCGGAACTGGCCGAGGAACTGGGCGTCGACGTGTTCTGCGTCATGCCGTTCAACCGAACTTTCATGAAGCTGACCCCCGCCCGCTACGTGCACGACCTGCTCGTCGAGCGGTTGCATGTGGCCGAAGTGGTGATCGGCGACAACTTCACCTTCGGCAAGAAGGCCGCGGGCACCATCGACACCATGCGCGAGCTCGGTCGGCGCTTCGGCTTCGAGGTCGACGGCGTGACGCTGCTCGGTGAGCACGCGGTCACCTTCTCCTCCACCTACATTCGCGCCTGCGTCGACGCGGGCGACATGGCGGCCGCCGCCGAAGCGCTCGGCCGTCCGCATCGGGTCGAGGGCGTGGTCGTGCACGGCGACGGACGCGGCCGCCAGCTCGGCTTCCCGACCGCGAACGTCGCACCGCCGATGCACGCCGCGATCCCGGCCGACGGTGTGTACGCGGGCTGGTTCACCGTGCTCGGTCCCGGCCCGACCATCGGCACCGTCACACCGGGCGAGCGCGCGATGGCCGCCATCTCGGTCGGCACCAACCCGACCTTCTCCGGCCGTGCCCGCACCGTTGAGGCGTATGTGCTCGACGGTGAGGCCGACCTCTACGGCCAGCACGTCGCGGTCGATTTCGTCGACCACGTGCGTGGCCAGCGCAAGTTCGACTCGGTCGACGAGCTCATCGAAACGATGGGTCGTGACGTGGAGAACGCCCGCAAGGTCCTCGCCGCCGCCGACGACCGGTAG
- the truB gene encoding tRNA pseudouridine(55) synthase TruB codes for MDGLGGLLIVDKDGGWTSHDVVAKCRKLLRTKKVGHAGTLDPMATGVLVLGVERATKLLGLLTLTTKAYTATIRLGQATTTDDAEGEVLSTTPALHLTDDEIAAHTAELTGDIEQVPATVSAIKVNGERAYARHRAGEDVQLAARPVTVSRFDILARRDVSDGEFVDLDVAVECSSGTYVRALARDLGAALAVGGHLTALRRTRVGPFTLEHARTLDELATAAESDASLLSLDMDEAVRTAFPHRDIDETQADDLRNGRWLDPIGLPGVYAAIDPAGRAIALLQESGKRAASVMVVRPSNL; via the coding sequence ATGGATGGGCTCGGCGGGCTGCTGATCGTCGACAAGGACGGCGGCTGGACCAGCCACGACGTCGTCGCGAAATGCCGGAAACTGCTGCGCACCAAGAAGGTCGGGCACGCGGGCACCCTCGACCCGATGGCGACCGGGGTGCTCGTGCTCGGCGTGGAGCGGGCCACCAAACTGCTCGGCTTGCTGACGCTGACCACCAAGGCGTACACCGCGACCATCCGGCTCGGCCAGGCCACCACCACCGACGACGCCGAGGGGGAGGTGCTGTCGACCACCCCGGCCCTGCACCTCACCGATGACGAAATCGCCGCGCACACCGCCGAACTCACCGGTGACATCGAACAGGTGCCCGCCACGGTGAGCGCGATCAAGGTGAACGGCGAACGCGCCTACGCTCGGCACCGCGCGGGTGAAGACGTGCAGCTGGCAGCCCGCCCGGTCACCGTGTCCCGCTTCGACATCCTCGCCCGTCGCGATGTTTCGGACGGTGAATTCGTCGACCTCGACGTGGCGGTCGAATGCTCCTCGGGCACCTACGTGCGCGCCCTTGCCCGCGACCTGGGTGCCGCCCTCGCCGTCGGCGGACACCTGACGGCCTTGCGCCGCACCAGAGTCGGCCCGTTCACCCTCGAACATGCCCGCACCCTCGACGAATTGGCGACCGCCGCCGAATCCGACGCCTCGCTGCTCAGTCTGGACATGGACGAGGCGGTCCGAACCGCCTTCCCGCACCGGGACATTGACGAGACGCAAGCCGACGACTTACGCAACGGCCGCTGGCTCGACCCGATCGGCCTCCCCGGCGTCTACGCCGCCATCGACCCGGCGGGACGCGCGATCGCGCTGCTCCAGGAGAGCGGCAAGCGCGCCGCATCCGTGATGGTTGTTCGCCCGTCCAACCTGTAA
- a CDS encoding M16 family metallopeptidase — MNDPGVQRTVLPGGLRVVTEHVPGVRSASIGVWVGVGSRDEGPTVAGAAHFLEHLLFKATPTRTALDIAQAMDAVGGELNAFTAKEQTCYYAHVLDEDLPLAVDMVSDVVLNGLCRAEDVDVERQVVLEEIAMRDDDPEDLVGDAFLSALFGDHPIGRPVIGSIESIESMHAGQLRGFHLRRYRPDRMVVAVAGNVEHDHTVELVHRAFENRLDPAATPAKRREGRFRPASEPELHWSHRDSEQAHLAFGVRAFGRHEGERRWPLSVLNTVVGGGLSSRLFQRIREERGLAYSVYSSVDTFADTGAFSVYIGCQPENLGKVAALARGVLEEVAANGITDAECARAKGSLRGGLVLGLEDSASRMNRIGRSELSYGNHRSVSETLARIDAVTTEEVSAIASTLLGRPFAASIAGPYKRTRELPAAVRRLVAD; from the coding sequence ATGAACGATCCAGGCGTACAGCGCACCGTGCTACCCGGCGGACTGCGTGTGGTGACCGAGCATGTGCCCGGTGTGCGCTCGGCGTCGATCGGTGTCTGGGTGGGGGTCGGCTCGCGTGACGAAGGGCCAACCGTCGCCGGTGCGGCTCACTTTCTCGAACATCTGCTGTTCAAGGCGACGCCGACCCGAACGGCGCTGGACATCGCGCAGGCGATGGACGCCGTCGGCGGCGAGCTCAACGCGTTCACCGCGAAGGAGCAGACCTGCTACTACGCGCACGTGCTCGACGAGGACCTGCCGCTGGCCGTGGACATGGTCTCCGACGTGGTGCTCAACGGGCTGTGCCGCGCGGAGGATGTCGACGTGGAACGGCAGGTGGTGCTCGAAGAGATCGCCATGCGCGACGATGACCCGGAAGATCTGGTCGGCGACGCGTTCCTGTCCGCCCTGTTCGGTGATCATCCGATCGGGCGGCCGGTGATCGGTTCCATCGAATCCATCGAGTCGATGCACGCCGGGCAGCTGCGCGGTTTCCATCTGCGGCGCTATCGGCCGGACCGGATGGTCGTCGCTGTCGCGGGCAATGTCGAACACGATCACACGGTGGAGCTGGTGCACCGCGCGTTCGAGAATCGGCTCGATCCCGCGGCAACGCCGGCCAAGCGTCGCGAGGGCCGGTTTCGACCGGCCAGTGAGCCCGAACTGCACTGGAGCCACCGCGACAGTGAGCAGGCACATCTGGCTTTCGGCGTGCGCGCGTTCGGACGGCACGAGGGGGAGCGGCGCTGGCCGCTCTCGGTGCTCAACACCGTGGTGGGCGGTGGGCTGAGTTCCCGTCTGTTCCAACGGATTCGGGAAGAACGTGGGCTGGCTTACTCGGTGTACTCCAGCGTGGACACCTTCGCCGATACCGGTGCGTTCTCGGTGTATATCGGCTGCCAGCCCGAAAACCTCGGCAAGGTCGCCGCGTTGGCCCGTGGTGTGCTCGAAGAGGTTGCCGCCAACGGTATTACGGATGCCGAATGCGCCCGGGCCAAGGGTTCGCTGCGCGGCGGTCTCGTGCTCGGCCTGGAAGATTCCGCGTCGAGGATGAACCGGATCGGCCGCAGTGAGCTCAGCTACGGCAACCATCGGAGTGTGTCGGAGACCTTGGCCCGCATCGACGCGGTCACCACCGAGGAGGTGTCCGCGATCGCGAGCACCTTGCTGGGTCGACCGTTCGCGGCATCGATTGCCGGGCCGTACAAGCGGACTCGCGAATTACCGGCCGCGGTGCGTCGGCTGGTCGCGGACTGA
- a CDS encoding polyribonucleotide nucleotidyltransferase, producing MSETTERKSSAVEVEPGVFESVALIDNGSYGTRTVRFETGRLARQAAGSVVAYLDDETMLLSATTAGKHPKDQFDFFPLTVDVEERMYAAGRIPGSFFRREGRPSTDAILTCRLIDRPLRPSFVDGLRNEIQVVVTIMSLDPNDLYDVVAINAASASTQIAGLPFSGPVGGVRVALIDGQWVAFPTVEQLEGAVFDMVVAGRVVESGDVAIMMVEAEATDKVIALIEGGAQAPTEAIVAEGLEAAKPFIARLCKAQADLAELAAKPTGEFPLFPPYEADVYEAVEGTAKRELGEALSIADKQEREAKIDEIKLDVLSRLGDDFAGREKELGAAFRSVTKKLVRQRILTDGFRIDGRGLADIRALSAEVAVVPRAHGSALFERGETQILGVTTLDMVKMAQQVDSLGPETSKRYMHHYNFPPYSTGETGRVGSPKRREIGHGALAERALMPVLPSQEEFPYAIRQVSEALSSNGSTSMGSVCASTLSLLNAGVPLKAPVAGIAMGLVSDTITNDKGEDEVRYVALTDILGAEDAFGDMDFKVAGTREFVTALQLDTKLDGIPSQVLAGALSQAHDARTAILEVMAEAIDTPDEMSQYAPRVTAIKIPVDKIGEVIGPKGKVINQITEETGANISIEDDGTVYVGATNGPAAQAAIDQINAIANPQLPKVGERFLGTVVKTTAFGAFVSLLPGRDGLVHISKLGNGKRVAKVEDVVNVGDKLRVEIADIDNRGKISLVPVEDDNAEEASNAPEADTVDAGSAATE from the coding sequence ATGTCCGAAACAACTGAACGCAAGTCCTCGGCTGTAGAGGTCGAGCCCGGCGTGTTCGAATCCGTCGCGCTGATCGACAACGGCAGCTACGGCACCCGCACCGTCCGCTTCGAGACCGGCCGGCTGGCCCGTCAGGCCGCGGGCTCGGTCGTCGCCTACCTGGACGACGAGACCATGCTGCTGTCCGCCACCACCGCCGGCAAGCACCCGAAAGACCAGTTCGACTTCTTCCCGCTGACGGTCGACGTCGAAGAGCGCATGTACGCCGCGGGCCGCATCCCCGGCTCGTTCTTCCGTCGCGAGGGCCGTCCCTCCACCGACGCGATCCTGACCTGCCGCCTGATCGACCGTCCGCTGCGCCCGTCGTTCGTCGACGGCCTGCGCAACGAGATCCAGGTCGTCGTCACGATCATGAGCCTGGACCCGAACGACCTGTACGACGTCGTGGCGATCAACGCCGCGTCCGCGTCCACCCAGATCGCCGGTCTGCCGTTCTCCGGCCCCGTCGGCGGCGTGCGCGTCGCGCTGATCGACGGCCAGTGGGTCGCGTTCCCGACCGTGGAGCAACTCGAGGGCGCCGTGTTCGACATGGTCGTCGCGGGCCGCGTGGTCGAGTCCGGTGACGTCGCGATCATGATGGTCGAGGCCGAGGCCACCGACAAGGTCATCGCGCTGATCGAGGGTGGCGCGCAGGCGCCGACCGAGGCCATCGTGGCCGAGGGCCTCGAGGCCGCCAAGCCGTTCATCGCCCGCCTCTGCAAGGCGCAGGCGGATCTGGCCGAGCTGGCTGCCAAGCCGACCGGTGAGTTCCCGCTGTTCCCGCCGTACGAGGCCGATGTCTACGAGGCCGTAGAGGGCACCGCCAAGCGTGAGCTGGGCGAGGCGCTGTCGATCGCCGACAAGCAGGAGCGCGAAGCGAAGATCGACGAGATCAAGCTCGACGTGCTGTCCCGGCTCGGCGACGACTTCGCCGGTCGCGAGAAGGAACTGGGCGCCGCCTTCCGCTCGGTCACCAAGAAGCTGGTGCGCCAGCGCATCCTGACCGACGGCTTCCGCATCGACGGCCGTGGCCTCGCCGACATCCGCGCGCTGTCCGCCGAGGTCGCCGTGGTGCCGCGGGCCCATGGTTCCGCGCTGTTCGAGCGTGGCGAGACGCAGATTCTCGGCGTCACCACCCTCGACATGGTGAAGATGGCCCAGCAGGTCGACTCGCTCGGCCCGGAGACCAGCAAGCGCTACATGCACCACTACAACTTCCCGCCGTACTCGACCGGTGAGACCGGCCGCGTCGGTTCGCCGAAGCGTCGCGAGATCGGCCACGGTGCGCTGGCCGAGCGGGCGCTGATGCCGGTGCTGCCGAGCCAGGAAGAGTTCCCGTACGCCATCCGTCAGGTGTCGGAGGCGTTGTCCTCCAACGGTTCCACCTCGATGGGTTCGGTCTGCGCCTCGACCCTGTCGCTGCTGAACGCCGGTGTGCCGCTGAAGGCCCCCGTCGCCGGTATCGCGATGGGCCTGGTGTCCGACACCATCACGAACGACAAGGGTGAGGACGAGGTGCGCTACGTCGCACTGACCGACATCCTCGGCGCCGAAGATGCCTTCGGCGACATGGACTTCAAGGTCGCGGGCACCCGCGAGTTCGTCACCGCGCTGCAGCTCGACACCAAGCTGGACGGCATCCCCTCGCAGGTACTGGCCGGTGCGCTGAGCCAGGCGCACGACGCCCGCACCGCCATCCTGGAGGTCATGGCCGAGGCCATCGACACCCCGGACGAGATGAGCCAGTACGCGCCGCGCGTCACCGCGATCAAGATCCCGGTCGACAAGATCGGCGAGGTGATCGGGCCCAAGGGCAAGGTGATCAACCAGATCACCGAGGAGACCGGCGCCAACATCTCCATCGAGGATGACGGCACGGTCTACGTCGGTGCGACCAACGGCCCGGCGGCGCAGGCGGCGATCGATCAGATCAACGCCATCGCCAACCCGCAGCTGCCGAAGGTCGGCGAGCGCTTCCTCGGCACGGTCGTCAAGACCACTGCCTTCGGCGCGTTCGTCTCGCTGCTGCCCGGCCGCGACGGCCTGGTGCACATCTCCAAGCTGGGCAACGGCAAGCGCGTCGCCAAGGTCGAGGACGTGGTGAACGTCGGCGACAAGCTGCGCGTCGAGATCGCCGATATCGACAACCGCGGCAAGATCTCGCTGGTCCCCGTCGAGGACGACAACGCGGAAGAGGCAAGCAACGCCCCGGAAGCCGACACTGTTGATGCGGGCTCGGCGGCGACCGAGTAG
- the rpsO gene encoding 30S ribosomal protein S15, whose product MALTTEQKSAILKEYGLHEKDTGSPEAQIALLSKRISDLTEHLKVHKHDHHTRHGLLALIGRRRRLSKYLAANDIQRYRSLIERLGLRR is encoded by the coding sequence ATGGCACTGACCACCGAGCAGAAGTCGGCAATTCTCAAGGAATACGGCCTGCACGAGAAGGACACCGGCTCGCCGGAGGCCCAGATCGCGCTGCTGTCCAAGCGTATCTCCGACCTCACCGAGCACCTGAAGGTGCACAAGCACGATCACCACACCCGGCACGGCCTGCTCGCGCTGATCGGTCGTCGTCGTCGGCTCTCGAAGTACCTGGCCGCCAACGACATCCAGCGCTACCGTTCGCTCATCGAGCGCCTGGGCCTGCGCCGGTAA
- a CDS encoding TetR/AcrR family transcriptional regulator, with amino-acid sequence MNTRRRLSPDERRKVLLEAGARLFAERAYDAVLMEDVAAAAGVSRALLYRHFPSKRDLFAGVYEEAADQLLVATTFDTERPLAEQLTAGLNTHFDYFEANAHSVLAANRVLAGDPTIQAIIAGELGELRHRLLDVMGVEGATHTQVSSVLMSWLTFVRVLTVEWLENHHFSRAELLDISVGSLVGALQPLLGPELRPGGK; translated from the coding sequence ATGAATACTCGCCGCCGCCTCTCCCCCGACGAGCGCCGCAAGGTGCTGCTGGAAGCCGGTGCGCGACTCTTCGCCGAACGCGCCTACGACGCGGTGCTGATGGAGGACGTCGCGGCGGCAGCGGGGGTGTCGCGGGCCCTGCTCTACCGCCACTTCCCGAGCAAACGCGACCTGTTCGCGGGCGTCTACGAGGAAGCGGCGGACCAACTGCTCGTCGCGACGACGTTCGACACCGAAAGGCCACTCGCCGAACAACTCACCGCCGGGCTGAACACCCACTTCGACTACTTCGAAGCCAATGCCCACAGCGTGCTCGCGGCCAATCGCGTGCTCGCAGGCGATCCCACCATCCAGGCGATCATCGCGGGCGAGCTCGGCGAACTGCGCCACCGGCTGCTGGACGTCATGGGTGTCGAGGGCGCCACCCACACCCAGGTGTCCTCGGTGCTGATGAGCTGGCTCACCTTCGTCCGCGTGCTCACAGTCGAATGGTTGGAGAACCACCACTTCTCCCGCGCCGAGCTGCTCGACATCAGTGTGGGTTCACTCGTCGGCGCGCTGCAGCCACTCCTCGGACCTGAGCTCCGCCCGGGCGGGAAGTGA
- a CDS encoding MFS transporter, whose product MAATTAVPAADEQTSQRWAYGLVLAASGVALGVSGAPAPLYGMYQQEWHFSPLTTTFVFAVYAFAALGAVLVSGKISDVVGRKPVLLGAFVTMIAGLVVFLLADNVAMLLVARALHGFAVGATVVAGAAALLDLRPKHGARSGQLSGVAFNVGMAVAILGSALLAQYAPHPLRTPYVVITVVCLLIGIGVIALEEPHTGRIAGRIRIAKPAVPPEIRGDFWFSALGVMAAWSVLGVLLSLYPSLASAETGIHNLVFGGAVVASTALAGATTQLFATRIPARRAAIGGDTGMAVALLLTVPALHTGNWVVVLLAGVLLGATFGLGFGGSLRHLSEVVPQHKRGETMSAYYLLAYSAMALPTILAGWAATTWGLSTVFPWFVVVVAAACLAAAGLGLRRGRTPVEQPA is encoded by the coding sequence ATGGCAGCGACGACAGCGGTGCCCGCCGCTGACGAGCAGACCTCACAACGCTGGGCCTACGGGTTGGTGTTGGCAGCGAGCGGAGTGGCCCTCGGGGTGTCCGGGGCGCCCGCCCCGCTGTATGGCATGTATCAGCAGGAATGGCATTTCTCGCCGTTGACGACGACCTTCGTGTTCGCGGTGTACGCGTTCGCGGCGTTGGGTGCGGTGCTGGTGTCGGGCAAGATCTCGGATGTGGTGGGCCGCAAGCCTGTCCTGCTCGGTGCGTTCGTGACGATGATCGCCGGGCTGGTGGTGTTCCTGCTGGCCGATAACGTCGCGATGCTGTTGGTGGCGCGCGCGTTGCACGGTTTCGCGGTCGGTGCGACGGTGGTCGCCGGTGCGGCGGCCCTGTTGGATCTGCGTCCCAAGCACGGCGCGCGGTCCGGGCAGCTCAGCGGGGTTGCGTTCAATGTCGGTATGGCCGTGGCGATTCTGGGCTCGGCGCTGCTCGCGCAATACGCGCCGCATCCGCTGCGCACGCCGTATGTCGTCATCACCGTCGTATGCCTGCTCATCGGCATCGGCGTCATCGCGTTGGAGGAACCGCACACCGGGCGCATCGCGGGCCGGATCAGGATCGCGAAACCGGCTGTGCCGCCGGAGATTCGCGGCGACTTCTGGTTCTCCGCGCTGGGCGTGATGGCGGCCTGGTCGGTGCTCGGCGTGCTGCTTTCGCTGTACCCGTCGCTGGCATCGGCCGAAACCGGCATCCACAACCTGGTTTTCGGCGGCGCGGTGGTCGCGTCGACCGCACTGGCCGGTGCCACCACGCAGCTGTTCGCCACCCGGATTCCGGCCCGCCGCGCGGCCATCGGCGGCGACACCGGCATGGCCGTGGCGCTGCTGCTCACGGTGCCCGCGCTGCACACCGGCAACTGGGTCGTCGTGCTGCTGGCCGGTGTGCTGCTCGGCGCCACCTTCGGGCTCGGCTTCGGCGGATCGCTGCGCCACCTGTCCGAGGTTGTGCCGCAACACAAGCGGGGCGAGACCATGTCGGCCTACTACCTGCTCGCCTACTCGGCCATGGCGCTGCCCACCATCCTCGCCGGTTGGGCCGCCACCACCTGGGGCCTGAGCACCGTGTTCCCCTGGTTCGTCGTAGTCGTCGCCGCGGCCTGCCTGGCCGCCGCCGGCCTCGGCCTGCGCCGCGGCCGCACCCCGGTCGAACAGCCCGCATGA
- a CDS encoding EF-hand domain-containing protein, with protein MSGQPVDTFELWDRDGDGLVSVADITTGIRGLGLDVDDDAVERLVAAADTNGDFLVSRAEFDAALAGGRIEVTDADAAFKIFDTNQDGRISVEELESLIRHVGEGRIDEPAATLLVAADQDNDGYLSLPEFRTLLDFLSR; from the coding sequence ATGAGTGGACAGCCGGTCGATACGTTCGAGTTGTGGGATCGGGACGGGGATGGTCTCGTGTCGGTAGCCGACATCACCACGGGGATCCGCGGACTCGGGCTGGATGTCGATGACGACGCCGTCGAACGGCTTGTCGCCGCGGCCGACACCAATGGCGACTTCCTTGTTTCCCGAGCGGAATTCGATGCCGCGCTGGCCGGTGGCCGCATCGAGGTCACCGATGCCGATGCCGCCTTCAAAATCTTCGACACCAACCAGGACGGTCGCATCTCCGTCGAGGAACTCGAATCCCTCATCCGCCACGTCGGCGAGGGCCGCATCGACGAGCCCGCCGCCACCCTCCTCGTCGCCGCCGATCAAGACAACGACGGCTACCTATCCCTCCCCGAATTCCGCACCCTCCTCGACTTCCTCTCCCGCTGA
- a CDS encoding DUF4345 domain-containing protein, producing the protein MAATLKWLSMVMGVACVGIGFLHMALGIDSVPDMGSSGVTADSQSRFFGAIFVGYGVAWIWAARQSPIPALAIRWLAGIFLLGAVGRAISLAVHGWPHWFQIVLTIIEIVLPPVCFWLSTADENRTTPTPA; encoded by the coding sequence ATGGCCGCAACACTCAAGTGGCTTTCCATGGTGATGGGCGTGGCCTGCGTAGGCATCGGCTTCCTGCACATGGCACTCGGCATCGACTCGGTCCCCGACATGGGCTCCTCCGGCGTGACCGCCGACAGCCAGAGCCGCTTCTTCGGCGCGATCTTCGTCGGCTACGGCGTCGCGTGGATCTGGGCCGCCCGCCAATCCCCGATCCCCGCCCTGGCCATCCGCTGGCTCGCCGGAATCTTCCTCCTAGGCGCCGTCGGCCGCGCGATCTCCCTAGCAGTCCACGGCTGGCCCCACTGGTTCCAAATCGTGCTGACCATCATCGAAATAGTCCTCCCGCCCGTCTGCTTCTGGCTATCCACCGCCGACGAAAACCGCACCACCCCAACCCCAGCCTGA